The region CTCGTCGGCGTGGAGCAGGTGCGCGGGCGTCAGGACCAGCCCGTCGCCCACCACCGTGCCGCTCACCGGGCGCGCCGCGCGCACCGTCACCACACTTCGCGCGGCCAGCTCGACCGCGTCCGCCATTGCCGTTGAAAGATCAGAAAGATTCGTCATGCCGTCATGCTGCGCCCCACGCCGCGAAAACACGCCCCCCAGCCGCCCAAGCCCGCGCCCCCACCGAACGGCCAGGGTCGCCGTATCCTGCCCGCATGTCCCTCACGCTGACCGTCCTGCCCGGCGAGTACGCCGTCGCCCAGCTCCCCGCCGGAAGTGCCGTGCCGGACTGGGCGACGCGCGGCGACCTGTGGTGCGTCCTGAACGCCCCGGACGAACTGAGCGTCGTCTGCCCCGCCGATGGGGTCCCGGACGGCGTGCGCGTCCAGCGTGGCTGGCAGGCGCTGATGCTCACCGGGCCGTTCGAGTTCACCCTGACCGGCATCCTCGCCAGCGTCCTGAACCCTCTGCGGGACGCTGGCGTGGGCATCTTCGCGCTGTCCACCTACAACACCGACTACGTCCTCGTCGCCGCCAGCGACCTCGACCGCAGCGTCGCGGCGCTGCGGGAGGCCGGGCACACCGTTCAGGAGTGAGGCGAGTCTGAACCGAGCTCCCGTTCGTAGCGGATGACCGGCACCACCTCGCCCATGTAGGCCTCCGGGTCGGCGTACCCGGCCTCCACGAACCCCAGGCGGCGCATCAGCGCGTGCGACCGCACGTTCGGGGCGTGCACAAGCGCCGACAACCGTGTCAGGCCCAGTCCCGCCGCGTGCGCGATCAGCGCCTCACCCGCCCGGCGCGCTGCACCCTGGCCCCACAGCGCCCGCTCCCCGATGACAATCCCGAACTCCGCCGACGTGCCGTCCAGGCCCGCCAGATCCACGAACCCCACCAGCCGCCCGTCCAGCTCGGCGCCCAGCCGCAGGAACGCCGGGTCGCCGCCCGCGATGATCGCCGCCCAGTGCCGCCGCACCACGCGCGGCGCGAGGCCCGGCGTCCAGTCCGCCGCGCGGCAGAACACCGGATCCGCCGCCCAGCGCACCGCCGCCTCCTCATCCCCGGGGCGCAGGGGCCGCAGCGTGACGGTCACGGCGTCAGGCCTGCGACGATCTGCGCCGCCCCGGTCGCCTGCGCCTGCCGGTAACCGGTGCCGGCCCACAGGCTCAGGACGTCCGCCTGCCTCCCCTGCGCGCCCGCCGTGCGCAGGGGGCGGGTCAGGGCATTCTGGTGCGGGAAGGGGAGGGGGTAGGTCACGGCGTCGGTGAGGGTGGTGCGTAATCCCCGCGCGGTGCGTCCCGAGTACGCCCGGGTCAGGACCGTGTCGCGCGTCCCCGCCTGGACCGCCTGCCGGTACGGCGCGGAGGTGCCTGCCTCGGTTGCCAGAAGGAACGCCGTGCCGCACTGCGCCAGCGTCGCCCCGGCCGCCAGCGCCGCGCGGACGTGCCCGGCGGTCATCAGGCCGCCCGCCGCGAGGACCGGAAGGGGCGTGGCCCGCGTGACCTCCTGCACGAGGGTCAGGGTGCCTGCCAGCGCGTCCTCCTGCCAGCCGCCCCGGTGTCCGCCCGCCGCGCCGCCCTGCACGGTGATCGCGTCCACGCCGCTCTCGTGCAGGGCCAGGGCCTCGCTGAGGCTGGTGGCCGTGCCGACCGTCAGGATGCCCCGTGAGCGCAGCGACGCCAGGGCGTCCGGTGGGATGGGGCCGAACGCGACGCTGAACACCGCCGGGCGTTCCTCCAGCACCACGTTCAGCTGCGCGGTGAAGTCCTCCTGCACGCGCTCCGGCAGGGTGGGCGGCGGGAGGTTCAGCGCGTCGTGGAAGGGCCTGAGTTCTGCCGTGGCGACGGCCACCGCGTCGGGCGTGACCTCGGGCATCGGCTGAGGAGCGAACAGGTTCACGAGCAGTGGCCCGTCCGTCAGGGCGCGCACCTCGCGGATCGCGTCTCGCAGCGCCTGCGGGGTCAGGTACGCGCCGCCCAGGCTGCCCAGCCCACCCGCGCGGGTCACGGCGGCCGCCAGCGCGGGGGTGCCGACGCCGCCCGCCATGGGGGCCAGCGCCACGGGCGTGCGCAGCTGCGCGAGCAATTCCGGCCAGGATCGCGGTCGGGTCATGCCGCCCAGCGTACGCTGCGGACGTGACGTTCCCGCACCCGTTCCGCGCGTTCACGGCGTTCCGCCGCGCGGCGTACCAGTCGCAGGCTGCGCCCAGACGGCAGTTCATGCCGCGCGAGTGGATTCAGGCCCTGCTGGACGGCGCGCAGGCGCGGCTGCCGCTGCTGGACGCCCCCAGCCTCGACTGGTCCCTGGCGGAGGCGGTGCATGATCCCGCGTTCCTGGCCCGCTGGCGCGAGGGGCAGGTCACCCGCGCCGAGGAACGCGCGCTGGGGTTCCCGTGGAGCCCGGCGGTGGTCGAGCGGGGCCTGGGCAGTAGCGGCGCGACCCTGGCCGCCACCCGCGACGCCCTGACGCTGGGCCTGGGCGTGAACCTGGGCGGCGGCACGCACCACGCGTACGCCGATCACGCCGAGGGCTTCTCGTTCCTGAACGACGTGGCGATCAGCGCCCGCTGGCTGCTGGATTCCGGGAAGGCGCGGCGCATCCTGATTCTCGACCTGGACGTGCACCAGGGGAACGGCACCGCCGCGATCTTCGCGCAGGAACCGCGCGTGCTGACCGTCAGCCTGCACGCCGAACGCAACTACCCCTTCCGCAAGGAGACCAGTGACCTGGACGTGCCGCTGCCCGACGGGACGGGCGACGCCGCGTACCTGCACGCGCTGGACTCGCAGGTCACGCCGCTCGTGACGGCGTTCCAGCCGGACTTCGCGTTCTACCTCGCGGGCGCGGACGTCCTGGCCGGGGATCAGCTGGGACGGCTGGCGCTGACGCTGGACGGCGTGCAGGCCCGTGACCGCCGCGTGTTCCGCTGGGCCGCCCGCACCCGCACGCCCCTCGTGACCGTCATGGCCGGCGGATACCACCGCGACCCCACGCAGCTGATCGCCGCGCGGCTGGGCACGCTGGACGCCGCGCTGGAGGCGTTTGCGCCGCACGCGGCACGCGGGGCGGGACGTGCCGTATCATGAGCGCATGACGGTTCTCCTCACGCCCCCCTAGCGCGAGTCGAGACCCGCGTTGATTCCCACCTTCACGCATGTCCGGGCCGCGACCGTTCCAGGCCCGCAGGAGTTCCCATGACCAGCCCCGAGATCAACCCCGCCGCGCTCGCCAGCGAGATCGCCCGGCGACGCACCTTCGCCATCATCAGCCACCCGGACGCCGGGAAGACCACCATCACCGAAAAACTCCTGCTGTACGGAGGTGCCATCCAGGAGGCCGGGAGCGTCACCGCCAAGGAGGGCCGCAGCCACACCAAGAGCGACTGGATGAGCATCGAGCAGCAGCGCGGTATCTCGATCAGCTCCAGCGCGCTGACCTTCGAATACGGCGGGCGGCACATCAACCTGCTGGACACGCCGGGTCACCAGGATTTCAGTGAGGACACCTACCGCACCCTGACCGCCGCCGACAGCGCCCTGATGGTGCTGGACGCCGCGCGTGGCGTGCAGGCGCAGACCGAGAAGCTGTTCGCGGTGTGCCGCAACCGCGGCATTCCGATCCTGACCTTCGTGAACAAGATGGACCGCCCAGCCCAGGATCCCTTCGAACTGCTGGAGCAGCTGGAGGGCATCCTGAAGATCACGGCGGTGCCGCTGACGTGGCCCATCGGGGACGGCCCGGACTTCAAGGGCGTGTACGACCTCCAGACGCAACAGGTGCTGGCCTTCGAGCGTACGTCGGGCGGGAAGCACCGCGCGCCCATGCAGACGAGCGGCCTGGACGACCCGAAACTGGACGCCCTGGTCGGCGCGGACCTCGCCGCGAAACTGCGCGAGGACGTGGAACTCATCCAGGGCGCCATGCCGGAGTTCGACCCGGCGGCCTTCCTGAGCGGCGAACTGACCCCCGTGTTCTTCGGGTCGGCCATGAACAACTTCGGCGTGGAGCACTTCCTGAGCAACTTCGTGGACCTCGCGCCACCCCCGGGGGCGGTCGAGACGAACCTGGGCGAACGCAGCCCCGAGGCGGGCTTCGCGGGCTTCATCTTCAAGCTGCAGGCGAACATGAGCAAGCAGCACCGCGACCGCACGGCCTTCATGCGGGTCATGAGCGGCCACTTCGAGCGCGGCATGGACGTCACGCACACCCGCACCGGCCGCAAGCTGCGCCTCTCGCAGGCGCACACGCTGTTCGCGCAGGACCGCGAGAAGGTCGAGGAAGCGTACCCCGGCGACATCGTCGGCCTCGTGAACCCCGGCGTGTTCCAGATCGGGGACGTGATCAGCGTGGACGCCAAGGTGATCCTGCCCGGCTTCCCGCGCTTCACGCCCGAAACGTTCGCGACCATCGGCCTGCGCGACGTCGGCAAACGCAAGGCGTTCATGAAGGGCCTCACCCAGCTGGCCGAGGAAGGCGTCGTGCAGGTGTTCTACCCCACCGACGGCGCGCGCGACCCGTACCTGGGCGCGGTCGGGCCGCTGCAGTTCGAGGTCTTCCAGGCCCGCCTCCAGGAGGAGTACGGCGTGGAAGTCGAGATGCACGTCACCAGTTACCAGCTGGTGCGCTGGCTGGCTGGGGACCCCACGAACGTCGCCCGTTTCGCCCGGCACGTCGAGGACGACCAGGGCCGCCCGGTCATGCTGTTCCGCAGCCGCTACGACCTGGAGTACACCGCCGAGCAGCACCCGGAGATCGAGTTCTTGCCACTGCCCAAGGACCTCACGCGCGTCTGAGCGGCGCCGAGATATGGGGGGAGAGGTCGCGTGGCCTCTCCCTTCTTCATGCAACCTTGAGACAATCCGGTCAGGTGGCCCGTGCGATGCTGCGCGGGTGCATCTCGCCCG is a window of Deinococcus grandis DNA encoding:
- a CDS encoding ACT domain-containing protein; the protein is MSLTLTVLPGEYAVAQLPAGSAVPDWATRGDLWCVLNAPDELSVVCPADGVPDGVRVQRGWQALMLTGPFEFTLTGILASVLNPLRDAGVGIFALSTYNTDYVLVAASDLDRSVAALREAGHTVQE
- a CDS encoding GNAT family N-acetyltransferase, whose product is MTVTLRPLRPGDEEAAVRWAADPVFCRAADWTPGLAPRVVRRHWAAIIAGGDPAFLRLGAELDGRLVGFVDLAGLDGTSAEFGIVIGERALWGQGAARRAGEALIAHAAGLGLTRLSALVHAPNVRSHALMRRLGFVEAGYADPEAYMGEVVPVIRYERELGSDSPHS
- a CDS encoding NAD(P)H-dependent flavin oxidoreductase, with protein sequence MTRPRSWPELLAQLRTPVALAPMAGGVGTPALAAAVTRAGGLGSLGGAYLTPQALRDAIREVRALTDGPLLVNLFAPQPMPEVTPDAVAVATAELRPFHDALNLPPPTLPERVQEDFTAQLNVVLEERPAVFSVAFGPIPPDALASLRSRGILTVGTATSLSEALALHESGVDAITVQGGAAGGHRGGWQEDALAGTLTLVQEVTRATPLPVLAAGGLMTAGHVRAALAAGATLAQCGTAFLLATEAGTSAPYRQAVQAGTRDTVLTRAYSGRTARGLRTTLTDAVTYPLPFPHQNALTRPLRTAGAQGRQADVLSLWAGTGYRQAQATGAAQIVAGLTP
- a CDS encoding histone deacetylase family protein — encoded protein: MTFPHPFRAFTAFRRAAYQSQAAPRRQFMPREWIQALLDGAQARLPLLDAPSLDWSLAEAVHDPAFLARWREGQVTRAEERALGFPWSPAVVERGLGSSGATLAATRDALTLGLGVNLGGGTHHAYADHAEGFSFLNDVAISARWLLDSGKARRILILDLDVHQGNGTAAIFAQEPRVLTVSLHAERNYPFRKETSDLDVPLPDGTGDAAYLHALDSQVTPLVTAFQPDFAFYLAGADVLAGDQLGRLALTLDGVQARDRRVFRWAARTRTPLVTVMAGGYHRDPTQLIAARLGTLDAALEAFAPHAARGAGRAVS
- a CDS encoding peptide chain release factor 3, coding for MTSPEINPAALASEIARRRTFAIISHPDAGKTTITEKLLLYGGAIQEAGSVTAKEGRSHTKSDWMSIEQQRGISISSSALTFEYGGRHINLLDTPGHQDFSEDTYRTLTAADSALMVLDAARGVQAQTEKLFAVCRNRGIPILTFVNKMDRPAQDPFELLEQLEGILKITAVPLTWPIGDGPDFKGVYDLQTQQVLAFERTSGGKHRAPMQTSGLDDPKLDALVGADLAAKLREDVELIQGAMPEFDPAAFLSGELTPVFFGSAMNNFGVEHFLSNFVDLAPPPGAVETNLGERSPEAGFAGFIFKLQANMSKQHRDRTAFMRVMSGHFERGMDVTHTRTGRKLRLSQAHTLFAQDREKVEEAYPGDIVGLVNPGVFQIGDVISVDAKVILPGFPRFTPETFATIGLRDVGKRKAFMKGLTQLAEEGVVQVFYPTDGARDPYLGAVGPLQFEVFQARLQEEYGVEVEMHVTSYQLVRWLAGDPTNVARFARHVEDDQGRPVMLFRSRYDLEYTAEQHPEIEFLPLPKDLTRV